In a genomic window of Salmo trutta chromosome 32, fSalTru1.1, whole genome shotgun sequence:
- the LOC115171717 gene encoding 28S ribosomal protein S7, mitochondrial isoform X1 → MAASITGLLKPWTPRVLLVRWSRYNPYYLEPEPRKEVYHIPETELTPEQKEEKELKSVRPIKAATNSVTSSVFNDPVLSKFVNMMMKDGDKIIAKGIITQTLENMKRKQVEKYHKAPEGKKAEIECNPYAIFHQALENCKPVIGLASIQKGGAHTSDRQQAALPGHEVDDHRVPGQQAQTHTNVRKTIPGTAGRLLQGGQRGQTETRTAQDGRIQQSLRPLSLVVVNFEV, encoded by the exons ATGGCTGCCTCCATCACAGGTTTACTAAAACCTTGGACACCAAG GGTACTCCTGGTGAGATGGAGCAGGTACAACCCTTACTACCTGGAGCCTGAGCCTCGGAAAGAGGTGTACCACATCCCAGAGACTGAGCTCACACCTGAgcagaaagaggagaaggagctGAAATCTGTCAGGCCCATAAAGGCAGCCACTAACTCTGTCACCAGCTCTGTTTTCAACGACCCTGTGTTGAG CAAGTTTGTCAACATGATGATGAAAGATGGTGACAAGATTATTGCCAAAGGTATCATCACACAG ACATTGGAGAACATGAAGAGAAAACAGGTGGAGAAGTACCACAAAGCCCCCGAGGGAAAGAAGGCAGAGATCGAGTGTAATCCATACGCCATCTTCCACCAGGCTCTGGAGAACTGCAAGCCTGTCATTGGCCTGGCTAGCATTCAGAAAGGGG GTGCCCATACCTCTGACAGACAACAGGCGGCGCTTCCTGGCCATGAAGTGGATGATCACAGAGTGCCGGGACAACAAGCACAGACGCACACTAATGTACGAAAAACTATCCCAGGAACTGCTGGCCGCCTTCTCCAAGGAGGGCAACGTGGTCAAACGGAAACACGAACTGCACAAGATGGCCGAATCCAACAGAGCCTACGCCCACTATCGCTGGTGGTAGTCAACTTTGAAGTCTGA
- the LOC115171718 gene encoding MIF4G domain-containing protein B produces the protein MENSKEDYKIQSFDLETQKLLKTALKEPSTVDLEKVSNVIVDQSLKDQVFSKEAGRICYTIVQAEAKHNNGNVFRRNLLNRLQLEFVAREDTRLRSLQEWVCFVTFICNVFDYLKVNNMPMVALVHPVFDCLLRLAQPDSLNNEEEVDCLVLQLHRIGDQLEKMDGQKMDELFYLLRDGFLLQEGLSSMARLLLLEILEFRAGGWMLSDTAQKYYYSEVTD, from the exons ATGGAAAACTCTAAAGAGGACTACAAGATTCAGTCTTTCGACTTGGAGACCCAGAAGCTGCTGAAAACGGCCCTGAAAG AGCCCAGCACGGTGGACCTGGAGAAGGTGTCCAATGTCATCGTGGACCAGTCTTTGAAGGACCAGGTCTTCAGCAAAGAGGCAGGACGCATTTGCTACACTATCGTTCAG GCTGAGGCCAAGCACAACAACGGAAACGTGTTCCGGCGGAATCTGCTCAACCGGCTGCAGCTGGAGTTCGTGGCCCGGGAGGACACGCGGCTTCGCTCGCTGCAGGAGTGGGTCTGCTTCGTCACCTTCATCTGCAACGTCTTCGACTACCTCAAG GTGAACAACATGCCTATGGtggctctggtgcatcctgtgtTTGACTGCCTGTTAAGGCTGGCTCAGCCCGACTCACTGAACAACGAGGAAGAG GTAGACTGCCTGGTGCTCCAGCTGCACCGCATCGGGGACCAGCTGGAGAAGATGGACGGACAGAAGATGGACGAGCTCTTCTACCTGCTGCGGGACGGCTTCCTACTGCAGGAGGGCCTGAGCTCCATGGCCCGTCTTCTGCTACTGGAGATCCTGGAGTTCAGAGCCGGGGGCTGGATGCTCAGCGACACGGCCCAGAAATACTACTACAGCGAAGTCACCGACTAG
- the slc25a19 gene encoding mitochondrial thiamine pyrophosphate carrier — MVGYDPGSKGAAPAPEDAALSGSAAGMVTRALISPLDVIKIRFQLQIESVSSRHPEGKYWGLFQASRCILAEEGLPAFWKGHVPAQLLSVCFGAVQFASFEFLTEMTHKSTVYDSQTAGVHFVCGGLAACSATVACQPLDTLRTRFAAQGEPKVYHSLRHAVSTMYRTEGALGFYRGLGPTLVAVFPYAGLQFFFYKVLKNLMGPPPKDSDVGGNLRSLVCGSCAGVISKTMTYPFDLIKKRLQVGGFEEARAHFGQVRRYGGFVDCVSQIAREEGLRGFLKGLSPSLVKAAVSTGFTFFWYEFFLNVIQNQKGSQ, encoded by the exons ATGGTGGGCTATGACCCAGGGTCTAAGGGCGCTGCTCCAGCCCCAGAAGATGCAGCCCTGTCTGGGTCGGCTGCAGGCATGGTGACCCGAGCTCTGATCAGCCCCCTGGATGTCATCAAGATAAGATTCCAG TTGCAGATAGAGAGCGTATCGTCAAGGCACCCCGAAGGGAAGTACTGGGGCCTGTTCCAGGCATCACGTTGTATCCTGGCAGAGGAGGGGCTGCCTGCCTTCTGGAAAGGACATGTCCCCGCCcagctcctctctgtctgctTCGGGGCAGTACAG TTTGCCAGCTTTGAGTTCCTGACTGAGATGACCCACAAGAGCACCGTATATGACAGTCAGACAGCGGGGGTACACTTTGTGTGTGGTGGTCTGGCTGCCTGCTCTGCCACTGTAGCCTGCCAGCCGCTAGACACACTGCGAACACGCTTCGCAGCTCAGGGAGAGCCCAAG GTGTATCACAGTCTGAGACATGCTGTGTCCACCATGTACCGCACTGAGGGGGCCCTGGGGTTCTACCGTGGCCTGGGTCCAACACTGGTGGCAGTGTTCCCCTACGCAGGCCTGCAGTTCTTCTTCTACAAGGTCCTCAAGAACCTCATGGGACCACCGCCCAAGGACAGCGACGTTGGAG GCAACCTCAGAAGCTTGGTATGTGGAAGCTGTGCTGGAGTCAtcagcaagacaatgacctaCCCCTTTGACCTCATCAAAAAGAGACTGCAGGTGGGAGGGTTTGAAGAAGCCAGAGCCCACTTTGGACAG GTGCGGAGGTATGGTGGCTTTGTAGACTGTGTGTCCCAGATCGCCAGAGAGGAGGGTCTCCGGGGCTTTCTCAAAGGCCTATCTCCCAGCCTAGTGAAAGCAGCTGTTTCCACGGGCTTCACCTTCTTCTGGTATGAGTTCTTCCTTAATGTCATACAGAACCAGAAGGGCAGCCAGTGA
- the LOC115171717 gene encoding 28S ribosomal protein S7, mitochondrial isoform X2 → MAASITGLLKPWTPRVLLVRWSRYNPYYLEPEPRKEVYHIPETELTPEQKEEKELKSVRPIKAATNSVTSSVFNDPVLSKFVNMMMKDGDKIIAKGIITQTLENMKRKQVEKYHKAPEGKKAEIECNPYAIFHQALENCKPVIGLASIQKGGKFYQVPIPLTDNRRRFLAMKWMITECRDNKHRRTLMYEKLSQELLAAFSKEGNVVKRKHELHKMAESNRAYAHYRWW, encoded by the exons ATGGCTGCCTCCATCACAGGTTTACTAAAACCTTGGACACCAAG GGTACTCCTGGTGAGATGGAGCAGGTACAACCCTTACTACCTGGAGCCTGAGCCTCGGAAAGAGGTGTACCACATCCCAGAGACTGAGCTCACACCTGAgcagaaagaggagaaggagctGAAATCTGTCAGGCCCATAAAGGCAGCCACTAACTCTGTCACCAGCTCTGTTTTCAACGACCCTGTGTTGAG CAAGTTTGTCAACATGATGATGAAAGATGGTGACAAGATTATTGCCAAAGGTATCATCACACAG ACATTGGAGAACATGAAGAGAAAACAGGTGGAGAAGTACCACAAAGCCCCCGAGGGAAAGAAGGCAGAGATCGAGTGTAATCCATACGCCATCTTCCACCAGGCTCTGGAGAACTGCAAGCCTGTCATTGGCCTGGCTAGCATTCAGAAAGGGGGCAAGTTCTATCAG GTGCCCATACCTCTGACAGACAACAGGCGGCGCTTCCTGGCCATGAAGTGGATGATCACAGAGTGCCGGGACAACAAGCACAGACGCACACTAATGTACGAAAAACTATCCCAGGAACTGCTGGCCGCCTTCTCCAAGGAGGGCAACGTGGTCAAACGGAAACACGAACTGCACAAGATGGCCGAATCCAACAGAGCCTACGCCCACTATCGCTGGTGGTAG